One region of Eleutherodactylus coqui strain aEleCoq1 chromosome 5, aEleCoq1.hap1, whole genome shotgun sequence genomic DNA includes:
- the EIF4ENIF1 gene encoding eukaryotic translation initiation factor 4E transporter, translated as MDHKEDSETRDPFTDIRKAPRSKSHHRYSKEELLDIKELPHSKQRPSCLLDKYNSDGVWDPEKWHASLYPTSGRSSPVDSLRKESDTERTSLKRRIADPRQRVKEDDLDVVLSPQRRSFGDGCHVTAAVGSRRAGSPLDNKENESLRLAGGRRIGSGRIIAARGFERDLRGGEKDGREPRDGREREKEYKDKRFRRDYGDKRVFGERRRNDSYTEEEPEWFSGGPTSQSETIELTGFDDKILEEDQKGRKRTRKRTSSVKEGFECNGRVLEEETTHPLEPTADQEVPKGAILQEPAPGEFDFNEFFNLDKSVPGLASMIEDVLGEGSVSASRFSRWFSNHSHSGSRSSSLRSTPHEELERLAGLEQVIPSLGQNSGNYFAPIQFEDTADKVDILEMLQKAKVDLKPLLSSLTANKEKLRESTHSGVALSVEEVEAGLKGLKVEQEGKIATPFMAEQLEGALTAMAGPRKQQKDGDMSAFNKLVSTMKASGTLPTQPKVSRNLDGHLMSDVTGPSSLQRNILQELLGPPISDPSSNIMGSLDPTAALLRQRTPSPQIPPLFPPRASSADYLRTRIPSPLGFSSGHQQLLGEQFATGVPKADSPVMAQVSPLEMQQAVLEGLVPHDLAYPAANYYHPVYGKMQMDKGRDGFRNRPQQRMNKSPVSNMRGSSVSPGPGASVTSMLSPSFTPTSVIRKMYESKEKSKDETSSGKQSAQSKEGRRLQEDGVLSSHISDSAVQGTSPVLGNRFPTSQRSGCTPPLPHQGRYTKDQEYRPKSSGRQTPTIASPVPSIPFLRPHHQVPVVPVVRPSQQLHPGLVQKMLAQGVPPQHLSLLQAGLLPPGIDIPALHALTPSVLGQPFYQVPQTGHSLLNQRPTNPLQLAMMQRSGSGAQNFSGLHGPSQGLQNRPNLHMVDQRPPRSSSPVGLAKWFGSDVLQQPLPSMPAKVISVDELEYRQ; from the exons ATGGATCATAAAGAAGACTCGGAGACTAGAGATCCCTTTACTGACATCAGGAAGGCCCCCCGGAGCAAATCTCATCACAGATACTCAAAG GAAGAACTTCTAGACATTAAGGAGCTGCCACACTCTAAGCAGAGGCCGTCCTGCTTATTAGATAAATATAACAG TGATGGTGTATGGGATCCGGAGAAGTGGCACGCATCGCTCTACCCAACATCTGGCCGCAGTTCTCCTGTTGACTCGCTAAGAAAAGAATCTGATACAGAAAGAACTTCTCTTAAGCGTAGGATAGCAG aCCCCAGACAGCGTGTTAAGGAGGATGATCTTGATGTGGTTCTTAGCCCACAGAGGAGAAGTTTTGGGGATGGTTGTCATGTTACTGCTGCTGTGGGCTCACGTCGGGCCGGGAGCCCACTAGATAATAAGGAAAATGAGAGCCTCCGTCTTGCTGGTGGTCGACGAATTGGTAGCGGGAGAATAATAGCTGCTAGGGGGTTTGAACGTGATTTACGAGGTGGAGAGAAAGACGGGAGAGAACCTCGTGATGGAAGGGAACGAGAAAAGGAGTACAAGGATAAACGTTTCAGG AGGGACTACGGTGATAAGAGGGTCTTTGGAGAACGCAGGAGAAATGACTCTTACACAGAAGAGGAGCCCGAGTGGTTTTCTGGTGGACCCACAAGCCAGTCAGAGACAATAGAGCTTACAGGATTTGATGACAAAATCCTGGAGGAGGAtcagaaaggaagaaaaagaacgCGGAAACGAACCTCATCTGTGAAGGAAG GGTTTGAATGTAATGGAAGAGTCTTGGAAGAAGAGACAACTCATCCACTGGAACCTACAGCTGACCAGGAAGTGCCTAAAGGGGCTATTCTGCAAGAACCGGCACCTGGAGAATTTGACTTCAATGAATTTTTTAACCTGGATAAGAGTGTCCCCGGCTTGGCTTCG ATGATTGAGGACGTGCTAGGGGAGGGTTCAGTGTCTGCTAGCAGATTTAGCAGGTGgttctccaatcacagccattctggaaGTCGATCCAGCAGTCTAAGGTCTACGCCTCATGAGGAACTAGAACGACTAGCAG GCCTGGAGCAAGTCATTCCCAGTCTTGGACAGAATTCTGGAAACTATTTTGCTCCCATTCAGTTTGAAGACACCGCTGACAAAGTTGATATCTTGGAGATGTTGCAGAAAGCCAAAGTTGATTTAAAACCATTGTTGTCAAGCCTAACTGCGAACAAGGAGAAACTACGGGAGAGCA CACATTCTGGAGTTGCCTTGTCCGTGGAAGAGGTTGAAGCTGGACTCAAGGGTTTGAAAGTTGAACAAGAGGGGAAGATTGCTACTCCTTTTATGGCTGAACAACTTGAAGGAGCTTTAACGGCTATGGCTGGACCCAGGAAGCAACAGAAAGATGGTGATATGTCAGCTTTTAACAAACTTGTAAGCACTATGAAGGCAAGTGGAACACTACCAACCCAACCTAAAGTCAGT AGAAATCTAGATGGCCACTTGatgtctgatgtcaccggtcctTCTTCCCTGCAACGGAACATCCTGCAG GAGCTTCTTGGGCCTCCCATCTCTGATCCGTCCTCCAATATTATGGGATCTCTGGACCCTACAGCAGCACTTCTAAGGCAACGAACACCATCTCCTCAAATACCACCGCTGTTTCCACCACGTGCCTCCTCTGCAGATTACCTACGAACTAGAATACCCTCTCCATTAG GGTTTTCATCAGGTCATCAACAACTTCTGGGAGAGCAGTTTGCCACTGGAGTGCCGAAGGCAGACAGCCCTGTCATGGCACAG GTTAGTCCACTGGAGATGCAGCAAGCGGTGTTGGAAGGCTTGGTACCACATGATCTTGCTTACCCAGCTGCAAATTATTACCACCCGGTCTATGGCAAAATGCAAATGGATAAAGGCAGGGATGGGTTTCGTAACAG ACCACAGCAAAGGATGAATAAATCTCCAGTAAGCAACATGCGAGGGTCATCTGTATCACCAGGCCCAGGTGCCTCTGTTACCAGCATG TTGTCTCCATCATTTACACCTACCTCAGTCATTCGTAAAATGTATGAAAGCAAGGAGAAGAGCAAAGATGAGACCTCTTCTGGAAAGCAAAGTGCACAGAGCAAAGAAGGAAGGAGGTTACAGGAAG ATGGAGTCTTATCTAGTCATATATCTGACAGTGCTGTACAAGGCACCTCTCCAGTTCTAGGAAACAGGTTTCCAACCTCTCAACGCTCTGGGTGCACGCCGCCACTACCCCACCAGGGTCGCTACACCAAAGATCAAGAATACCGGCCTAAATCTTCCGGGAGGCAAACACCAACTATAGCTTCTCCAGTCCCCAGCATTCCCTTTTTACGTCCCCACCACCAGGTACCTGTTGTGCCAGTTGTTCGACCTTCCCAGCAGTTGCATCCTGGCTTGGTACAAAAGATGTTGGCACAGGGTGTACCGCCACAGCATCTCTCTCTTctgcaggcag GACTCCTGCCTCCTGGTATTGACATACCAGCTCTGCATGCTCTCACACCATCTGTCCTCGGTCAGCCGTTCTACCAAGTACCACAGACGGGGCATTCGCTTCTCAATCAACGGCCAACAAACCCTCTACAGCTTGCCATGATGCAGCGATCAG GGTCTGGTGCTCAAAACTTTTCTGGCTTACACGGTCCTTCACAAGGCTTGCAGAATCGTCCTAACCTGCATATGGTAGATCAGCGTCCTCCGAGGAGCTCTTCCCCTGTGGGGCTGGCCAAGTGGTTTGGATCTGATGTCTTGCAGCAGCCACTCCCTTCCATGCCTGCTAAAGTGATCAGTGTGGATGAACTTGAATACAGACAATGA